From one Synechocystis sp. PCC 6803 substr. PCC-P genomic stretch:
- a CDS encoding iron ABC transporter permease, whose protein sequence is MRSPTSFGGYWEKLGLVVSALVIFSPLLALVIGAFMGIMAGHLDWLALALPWGRRGHLLWQSVKLAAVVAIAGTVVGAMIACLGWQYQAVRRWRWCLLPLLFIPPYIHALAWSKLGTVLGKTLTLVGINGDILPPWWGGAGIELMAWLPLAVGLTLIGFLAVPLDTIEAARLLAQDEQVLQKVVLPLAMPSFWASGALLFLLSLTDYSIPSLFGVSSYALEIFAEYSASNEPIRAFFLAIPLLLISALGIISLQTPLQQTLQKRIQCPAWQIPWQWPRWLLAFQAIAMGLGLFQIIVPVGSLALINFQEGGYPLSILESALPEAGVTLGLASSTAILSLPLALVINVSLQRESPWQWFVWTLLIGALVLPAPLVGVGLIALGYAPWGNPFYGGLAMPILAHLARFTPMAALILFAQQRQLDPGLWDSTFLVPGPRWRIWLYLRFPLLLPGLLAAAGVVFAFSAGELGATLIVIPPGYSTLTLRIYNYLHYGASGEVALLCLFMVGGAAIVGGFLSIVLLMGSSLLSRGKKYDQS, encoded by the coding sequence ATGCGATCGCCAACTAGCTTTGGGGGGTACTGGGAAAAATTGGGGTTGGTGGTTTCGGCCCTGGTTATTTTTAGCCCACTGTTGGCCCTGGTCATTGGGGCTTTCATGGGCATAATGGCAGGTCACCTGGATTGGTTGGCGCTAGCATTACCCTGGGGGCGACGGGGACATCTGCTTTGGCAAAGCGTTAAATTGGCCGCAGTCGTGGCGATCGCCGGCACCGTAGTGGGGGCTATGATTGCTTGTTTAGGTTGGCAATACCAGGCCGTCAGACGTTGGCGCTGGTGTCTATTGCCCTTATTATTCATACCGCCCTATATCCATGCCTTGGCCTGGTCTAAGTTAGGGACAGTATTGGGAAAAACTCTAACCCTGGTGGGTATTAATGGGGATATTCTGCCCCCTTGGTGGGGGGGTGCTGGCATTGAATTAATGGCTTGGTTACCTCTGGCGGTGGGTCTGACCCTGATTGGTTTTCTAGCTGTCCCCTTAGACACCATAGAAGCCGCTCGGTTACTAGCCCAGGATGAACAGGTTTTGCAGAAAGTGGTGCTGCCCTTAGCCATGCCTAGTTTTTGGGCCAGTGGTGCATTGCTATTTTTATTGAGCCTCACTGACTACAGCATCCCCTCCCTGTTTGGCGTCAGTTCCTACGCCCTGGAAATTTTTGCTGAATACAGCGCCAGCAACGAACCAATACGGGCTTTTTTCCTTGCCATTCCCCTGCTCCTAATATCTGCCCTAGGAATTATTTCTCTCCAAACTCCCCTACAACAAACTCTACAAAAACGCATCCAATGCCCAGCTTGGCAAATTCCCTGGCAATGGCCCCGGTGGTTACTGGCCTTCCAGGCGATCGCCATGGGTTTAGGCCTGTTCCAGATCATTGTCCCCGTCGGCAGTTTGGCGTTGATCAATTTCCAAGAGGGAGGATATCCCCTCAGCATCCTGGAGTCAGCCTTACCAGAAGCGGGGGTCACCCTCGGATTAGCCAGTTCAACAGCCATTCTTTCCCTGCCTTTGGCCCTGGTCATCAATGTCTCATTACAAAGGGAAAGTCCTTGGCAATGGTTTGTGTGGACACTACTCATTGGTGCCCTAGTTTTACCTGCGCCCCTGGTGGGGGTAGGCTTAATTGCCCTGGGGTATGCCCCTTGGGGTAATCCTTTTTACGGCGGCCTGGCCATGCCTATCCTTGCCCACCTAGCCCGCTTTACCCCCATGGCCGCCCTGATACTTTTTGCCCAACAACGACAATTAGACCCTGGCCTCTGGGACAGTACTTTTTTAGTGCCCGGGCCCCGTTGGCGTATTTGGCTTTATCTGCGTTTTCCCCTTTTACTTCCTGGTCTGTTGGCTGCTGCTGGGGTCGTCTTTGCCTTCAGTGCGGGGGAGTTGGGAGCAACATTGATTGTTATTCCTCCCGGCTATTCCACCTTGACCCTGCGGATTTATAACTATCTACACTACGGTGCTTCCGGGGAAGTGGCCCTTCTTTGTTTGTTCATGGTGGGGGGAGCGGCCATTGTCGGGGGATTCCTATCCATCGTTCTGCTGATGGGTTCATCTTTGCTGAGCCGGGGGAAAAAGTATGATCAGAGTTGA
- a CDS encoding extracellular solute-binding protein produces the protein MLLSTRKQWLLTLISLLAIAVNGCDRTSPREVVVYVSVDRIYAEPILEKFSQATGIKVLPVYDVEATKTTGLANRLLLEKNRPQADVFWSGEFVQTLMLKQQNVLVPYTSASGEQLPAQYRDPQGYWYGVGGRARILLANTEKLAENQYPQSLTDLVSLATGGQPVGIAYPIFGTSATHAAALYAHWGNAQAEQFYRSLQEKGVGVVDGNSVVRDLVVNGQLAIGLTDTDDACSAVAKGEPVEIIFPDQGPGQMGAFVLTGSVALIANAPHPEAGQALVDFLIAPSTEAELIQLGGSQLPLHSSSPVSTCLENFVVKPMAVNPTQVFEQLETSKRDLQTIFVR, from the coding sequence ATGCTTTTATCAACGAGGAAACAATGGCTACTCACTCTAATTTCTTTACTGGCGATCGCCGTTAATGGCTGTGATCGAACATCTCCTCGGGAAGTAGTGGTCTACGTCTCCGTTGATCGCATTTATGCGGAACCAATTTTAGAAAAGTTTTCTCAGGCAACTGGCATCAAGGTATTGCCGGTTTATGACGTGGAAGCAACTAAAACCACAGGGCTGGCCAATCGTCTGTTACTGGAAAAAAATCGTCCCCAGGCGGATGTCTTTTGGAGTGGGGAGTTTGTGCAAACCCTAATGCTTAAACAACAAAATGTACTTGTGCCCTATACCTCCGCCAGTGGTGAACAGTTGCCAGCCCAATATCGAGATCCCCAAGGTTATTGGTACGGAGTTGGGGGACGAGCGAGGATTTTACTGGCTAACACCGAAAAGCTAGCGGAAAATCAATATCCCCAATCATTAACCGATCTGGTGTCCCTGGCCACTGGAGGCCAACCTGTGGGCATTGCTTATCCCATTTTTGGTACCTCCGCAACCCATGCCGCGGCTCTCTATGCCCATTGGGGAAATGCCCAGGCCGAGCAATTTTATCGTTCTCTCCAGGAAAAGGGAGTGGGGGTGGTGGACGGTAATTCGGTGGTTAGGGATTTGGTTGTTAACGGTCAATTGGCGATCGGGCTGACGGATACCGATGATGCTTGTAGCGCAGTGGCCAAGGGAGAACCAGTGGAGATAATTTTCCCCGATCAAGGGCCAGGACAAATGGGAGCCTTTGTGTTGACTGGCTCTGTGGCATTAATTGCCAACGCTCCCCACCCGGAAGCGGGCCAAGCTCTGGTGGATTTTTTAATCGCTCCCAGTACGGAAGCTGAATTAATTCAACTTGGGGGGAGTCAGTTACCCCTCCATTCCAGTTCTCCAGTTTCCACCTGCCTGGAAAATTTCGTGGTCAAACCGATGGCAGTCAATCCTACCCAGGTATTTGAACAGTTGGAGACTTCTAAGCGTGATTTACAAACTATTTTTGTGCGCTGA
- a CDS encoding ribosomal protein L7/L12, translating to MIFLLVIFLQTGTPTAPRDITYTKEIIQQLSASEKEQIMVLLRQGKKIEAIKVCRSLTGCGLKEAKDTVKKLLETF from the coding sequence GTGATATTTCTACTAGTAATTTTCCTTCAGACAGGAACACCCACTGCTCCTCGAGATATTACCTATACCAAGGAAATTATTCAGCAATTATCTGCCAGTGAAAAAGAACAAATCATGGTACTGCTAAGGCAAGGCAAGAAAATTGAAGCGATCAAAGTCTGCCGTTCCCTAACTGGTTGTGGGCTAAAAGAAGCTAAAGACACAGTAAAAAAGCTGCTGGAAACTTTCTGA
- a CDS encoding M14 family metallopeptidase, translating to MTVSPFDFSHYFTYQEIDQFLQQLQTSYGSLLTVQTIGQSYAGRDIWVAIATNQATGDYRNKPGYWIDANTHAGEVTGSAVALYCLHQLMTKYGEDAQITHLLDHYTVYVLPRLAMDGAEKYLTTPYLLRSSVRPYPYPEERDGLYPEDVNGDGLILQMRLLDPCGAWKISDQDPRVMIGRSPEEFGGEYYTLLPEGLVRNYDGYEFDLAPTQEGLDFNRNYPHQWAPEGQQQGAGDFPFSEPETRAEAEFWQQHRNINGFISYHTYSAVILRPYASQADENLPVEDLEVYKILGQKGKELTGYNCISAYHDFRYHPKEVIYGVMDDYAYDHYGWFGFTVELWDAPTAAGIEKEDLIEWFRWHPPEDDYKLMQWNDQALSGEGFVHWQPFDHPQLGKVEIGGWSFKTMWQNAPAQFLPELCEQQFRFAITHALMAPRLAVAKAEITAQGENIYQITVQWENQGFLPTYTSQKALERKAVRPIQVTLKKTDSVTLITGKIHQELPHLEGRSNKAKSSLANGIDYRRHLIWVIRGNPGEKLTITAQAERAGTVKVELTLP from the coding sequence ATGACCGTTTCTCCCTTTGATTTCAGTCACTATTTCACCTACCAGGAAATAGACCAGTTTTTACAACAACTACAAACTAGCTATGGTTCCCTGCTAACGGTGCAAACCATTGGCCAAAGCTATGCCGGCCGGGACATTTGGGTGGCGATCGCCACCAATCAAGCTACGGGGGATTATCGCAATAAACCTGGTTACTGGATCGATGCCAACACCCACGCTGGGGAAGTAACAGGATCGGCCGTGGCCTTGTATTGCCTGCATCAACTGATGACCAAGTATGGGGAAGATGCCCAAATTACCCATTTACTCGACCACTACACCGTTTACGTCCTGCCCCGGCTAGCCATGGATGGAGCGGAGAAATATTTAACCACCCCCTACCTATTGCGCTCCAGTGTGCGACCCTATCCCTACCCCGAAGAAAGAGATGGTCTTTACCCTGAGGATGTCAACGGTGACGGTTTAATTTTACAAATGCGCCTTCTCGATCCCTGCGGTGCCTGGAAAATTTCTGATCAAGATCCCAGGGTAATGATCGGGCGATCGCCAGAGGAATTTGGTGGTGAATATTACACTTTGTTGCCAGAGGGTCTGGTCCGTAACTATGACGGCTACGAATTTGACCTCGCCCCCACCCAGGAAGGACTAGATTTTAACCGCAACTATCCCCACCAATGGGCCCCAGAAGGACAACAACAGGGTGCCGGAGATTTCCCCTTTTCTGAACCGGAAACCAGAGCAGAGGCAGAATTTTGGCAACAGCATCGCAATATTAACGGTTTTATTAGCTACCACACCTATTCAGCGGTGATTCTGCGCCCCTACGCTTCCCAAGCAGATGAAAATTTACCCGTAGAAGACCTAGAGGTGTACAAAATTCTTGGGCAAAAAGGCAAAGAATTGACTGGTTACAATTGCATTTCCGCTTACCACGATTTTCGCTACCATCCCAAGGAAGTCATCTACGGGGTGATGGATGATTATGCCTATGACCACTACGGTTGGTTTGGTTTTACAGTGGAACTTTGGGACGCTCCCACTGCGGCCGGCATTGAAAAAGAAGATTTAATTGAATGGTTCCGTTGGCATCCCCCAGAAGACGATTACAAACTGATGCAATGGAATGACCAAGCGTTGAGCGGCGAGGGTTTTGTCCATTGGCAACCCTTTGACCATCCCCAACTAGGCAAGGTGGAAATTGGCGGTTGGAGTTTTAAAACCATGTGGCAAAATGCTCCAGCTCAGTTTTTACCCGAACTCTGTGAGCAACAGTTTCGCTTTGCCATTACCCATGCCCTCATGGCTCCCCGTTTGGCAGTGGCTAAAGCCGAAATTACTGCCCAAGGAGAAAATATTTACCAAATCACAGTGCAATGGGAAAATCAGGGTTTCTTGCCCACCTACACCAGTCAAAAAGCCCTAGAAAGGAAGGCGGTGCGCCCCATTCAAGTTACTTTGAAAAAAACAGATAGCGTCACTTTAATCACCGGCAAAATTCACCAGGAATTACCTCACTTGGAAGGGCGTTCCAACAAAGCGAAATCTTCCTTAGCCAATGGCATTGATTATCGCCGTCACTTGATTTGGGTAATTAGGGGTAACCCCGGAGAAAAGTTAACCATTACTGCCCAGGCTGAGCGGGCTGGCACGGTTAAAGTAGAATTGACTTTACCCTAG
- a CDS encoding glutaminase: protein MGIGVNSDPKVVHHQSIPKPNAMAIANYRAITTKQWQTWVEAARLQALNGKLPQYIPQLSLVDPGNFALDIGDQNGIIYEAGDTDLTFSLMSVVKPFLWLYILHHRGWQWAEQKVGDRPSHLPFNSVEQLEQDGGYPRNTMVNSGAICLAGHIPGATIEQRCENFLTWLNHTAQCQLWLDQELLASVHSLPNPRNLAIAHLLAAKGYVEDATLALETYNQLCCLSGCLKDLFKLGLMLQCPQPPLQPDTTARVKATMAKAGLYEMSEAFFRRTGFICKSGVSGLILACLPAPSPTIFACYSPPLNEEGNPVAPLALLEFLAEFTSRN, encoded by the coding sequence ATGGGGATTGGCGTAAACTCAGATCCCAAAGTCGTACATCATCAATCTATACCTAAACCTAATGCCATGGCGATCGCCAATTACAGAGCCATTACAACCAAACAATGGCAAACATGGGTAGAAGCTGCCCGTCTTCAGGCCCTCAACGGTAAGTTACCCCAATACATTCCTCAGTTGAGCTTGGTCGATCCAGGTAATTTTGCCCTAGACATTGGCGACCAAAACGGCATTATTTACGAAGCAGGAGATACAGACTTAACGTTTAGTTTGATGAGTGTGGTCAAACCCTTTCTGTGGCTTTACATACTCCATCACCGGGGTTGGCAGTGGGCCGAGCAAAAAGTTGGCGATCGCCCTTCCCATTTACCTTTTAATTCCGTGGAGCAATTGGAGCAGGATGGGGGTTATCCCCGCAACACCATGGTCAACAGTGGCGCCATCTGCCTAGCGGGTCATATTCCGGGGGCAACGATAGAGCAACGGTGTGAAAATTTTCTCACTTGGTTAAACCACACCGCCCAATGTCAACTCTGGCTTGATCAGGAACTATTGGCTTCAGTCCATTCCCTACCCAATCCCCGCAATCTGGCGATCGCCCATTTGTTGGCAGCAAAAGGTTATGTGGAAGATGCGACCCTGGCTCTAGAAACCTATAACCAACTTTGTTGTTTGAGTGGTTGCCTCAAGGATTTATTCAAGCTAGGCCTAATGTTGCAATGTCCCCAGCCGCCGTTACAACCGGACACCACTGCCAGGGTCAAAGCCACCATGGCCAAAGCAGGACTGTATGAAATGTCAGAAGCGTTTTTTCGGCGCACCGGCTTTATTTGCAAATCGGGGGTCAGTGGCCTAATTTTGGCTTGTTTGCCGGCCCCGTCACCGACCATTTTTGCCTGCTATAGTCCGCCTTTGAATGAAGAAGGAAACCCTGTGGCTCCCCTGGCACTATTAGAGTTTTTGGCAGAGTTCACCTCTAGAAATTAA
- a CDS encoding HNH endonuclease produces MPISEDLKQAIRQRARYICEYCHSPERLSANRFTIDHVIPKSLGGSDAFNNLALACRRCNERRYNFVASIDPQTKTIVAIFNPRQQNWAEHFIWTNRGIIIQGTTTTGRATCIRLDLNDTRYPEEDSIQETRRFWLKTGLHPPIDDPCKN; encoded by the coding sequence ATGCCAATCAGTGAAGATCTCAAACAAGCTATTCGGCAACGGGCAAGATATATCTGTGAATATTGTCATTCCCCAGAACGATTGAGTGCAAACAGATTCACCATTGATCATGTAATTCCGAAATCTTTAGGTGGTTCTGACGCATTTAATAACCTTGCCCTTGCTTGTCGTCGTTGTAACGAGAGGCGCTACAACTTTGTCGCCAGTATAGATCCACAAACTAAGACTATTGTTGCCATTTTTAACCCCCGCCAACAGAATTGGGCAGAACATTTCATTTGGACAAATAGAGGGATAATAATACAAGGAACCACGACAACCGGTCGTGCGACGTGTATCCGACTTGATTTAAATGATACCCGTTATCCAGAGGAAGATTCTATCCAGGAAACACGACGATTTTGGTTGAAAACGGGACTGCATCCCCCCATAGATGATCCTTGCAAAAATTGA
- a CDS encoding prephenate/arogenate dehydrogenase: protein MKIGVVGLGLIGASLAGDLRRRGHYLIGVSRQQSTCEKAVERQLVDEAGQDLSLLQTAKIIFLCTPIQLILPTLEKLIPHLSPTAIVTDVASVKTAIAEPASQLWSGFIGGHPMAGTAAQGIDGAEENLFVNAPYVLTPTEYTDPEQLACLRSVLEPLGVKIYLCTPADHDQAVAWISHLPVMVSAALIQACAGEKDGDILKLAQNLASSGFRDTSRVGGGNPELGTMMATYNQRALLKSLQDYRQHLDQLITLISNQQWPELHRLLQQTNGDRDKYVE, encoded by the coding sequence ATGAAAATTGGTGTTGTTGGTTTGGGTTTAATTGGGGCTTCCTTGGCGGGAGACTTGCGTCGTCGGGGCCATTATTTGATTGGGGTTTCTCGGCAACAAAGCACCTGTGAAAAAGCAGTGGAAAGACAATTGGTGGATGAAGCGGGTCAAGATTTATCTCTTCTCCAAACAGCAAAAATAATTTTTCTTTGTACTCCTATACAATTAATTTTGCCTACCCTAGAGAAGCTTATTCCCCATCTATCGCCCACAGCCATTGTCACTGATGTGGCCTCTGTAAAAACGGCGATCGCCGAGCCGGCCAGTCAACTTTGGTCTGGGTTCATTGGTGGTCACCCCATGGCCGGCACAGCGGCCCAGGGCATCGACGGGGCGGAAGAAAATTTATTTGTCAACGCTCCCTATGTGCTCACTCCCACCGAATATACTGACCCAGAGCAATTGGCTTGTTTACGTTCAGTGTTGGAACCCCTGGGGGTAAAAATTTACCTCTGCACTCCCGCAGACCATGACCAAGCAGTAGCCTGGATTTCCCATTTACCTGTAATGGTGAGTGCTGCTTTAATCCAAGCCTGTGCCGGTGAAAAAGATGGGGATATTCTCAAACTAGCCCAAAATTTGGCCAGTTCGGGTTTTCGGGATACCAGTCGGGTGGGAGGCGGCAACCCGGAGTTGGGCACCATGATGGCCACCTATAACCAACGGGCTTTGCTAAAAAGTTTGCAAGACTATCGTCAGCACCTGGATCAGCTAATTACCCTAATTAGTAACCAACAATGGCCTGAACTCCATCGTCTTTTACAACAAACCAACGGCGATCGGGACAAGTATGTTGAATAA